Within Candidatus Polarisedimenticolaceae bacterium, the genomic segment CCTGCGCGGGCTCAACCCGAGCGAGCTGCGCAACGAAGAGAACGACCTCCGCCAGGCGATCTGGAAGCTCCAGGTCCAGCGCGCCACGGGCCAGATCGCCGAGGCCGGGAAGCTCACGCTGGCGCGGCGGGACCTGGCGCGGGTGCTCACGCTGGTCCGTCAGAACGC encodes:
- the rpmC gene encoding 50S ribosomal protein L29, coding for MSHKSKTLKRLRGLNPSELRNEENDLRQAIWKLQVQRATGQIAEAGKLTLARRDLARVLTLVRQNAAKA